Proteins encoded within one genomic window of Chlorobaculum sp. MV4-Y:
- a CDS encoding patatin-like phospholipase family protein — protein sequence MNRKRQQLLHLSFLRPFVKLALLLPIAVVAMLPLREARAAAIIVWPDTLATPNHRYEILPAMRPLRKTVGLALSGGGANSIAQIGVLKALEEENVPIDFIAGTSMGALVGGLYSSGYTAAELESLAHALPWQKLVSLDNEAPRTNTYLEQKSIRDRASIAIRFEKFKLVVPKSLSAAQTLTRTIDLLILNAPYHTGHSFSDLPVGFRAISTDLLSGRRVTLTSGPLSEAMRASSTIPILNLPTERNGQKLADGGLVANLPVDELDHFDAGYKVAVDTHGRMYTDSGEIDVPWKAADQAMTILTQIQYPQQLEKADMVITPDISNHKATDFSDIGEMIAAGYAKGRLLAPVIKRNIQISPQNDIDIAGFSKSIEGFPNAAEYIEQARTARAIVRSETRVKKILNELLQTGLFTRVHARLDRRAKSVAFVLEPLPRIEKIEVTGGPASAVPEKAIDNAFLPLNGKLYTSEVATRSLEKLIRLYRDKGYSLVGIEHAAVAGKTLTVQLTSGKIDKVEIEQDRKLTKPLTVRREMAVDSTKAFRYADAEKTFDNLYGTGVFNRVSLSTESPSQQEQGSNGTLHVQLDEKLPSVLRIGVRYDDTSNAQLLLDFRNENLYGTGNSAGGWAKIGQKTIALILNSACPGSEAHR from the coding sequence GTGAACCGCAAACGACAGCAGCTTTTGCATCTCTCATTTTTACGACCGTTTGTAAAGCTGGCTCTCCTGCTCCCGATTGCCGTTGTCGCCATGCTGCCGCTGCGCGAAGCACGAGCTGCCGCGATCATCGTCTGGCCCGACACGCTCGCGACACCAAATCACCGTTACGAAATTCTTCCGGCCATGCGCCCGCTGCGCAAAACCGTCGGGCTGGCCCTGTCGGGAGGCGGGGCGAACAGCATCGCCCAGATCGGCGTGCTCAAGGCGCTGGAGGAGGAGAACGTGCCCATCGACTTCATCGCCGGAACCAGCATGGGCGCTCTGGTCGGCGGGCTGTACAGTTCGGGCTACACCGCCGCGGAACTTGAATCGCTGGCACACGCTCTCCCCTGGCAGAAGCTTGTTTCGCTCGATAACGAAGCGCCCAGAACCAACACCTATCTTGAACAGAAAAGCATCCGGGACCGCGCCTCCATCGCCATCCGTTTCGAGAAATTCAAGCTGGTCGTGCCCAAATCGCTGAGCGCGGCACAAACGCTCACCCGAACCATCGACCTGCTTATACTGAACGCCCCCTATCACACCGGTCACTCGTTTTCCGACCTGCCTGTCGGGTTCCGGGCGATCTCTACCGACCTGCTGTCGGGTCGCCGTGTGACGCTCACCTCGGGGCCGCTCTCGGAGGCGATGCGCGCCAGCAGCACCATTCCGATTCTCAATCTGCCAACCGAACGGAACGGCCAGAAGCTGGCCGACGGAGGGCTGGTGGCCAACCTCCCCGTCGATGAGCTGGATCATTTTGATGCAGGCTACAAGGTGGCCGTGGACACGCATGGCAGGATGTACACCGACAGCGGTGAAATCGACGTACCGTGGAAAGCCGCCGACCAGGCGATGACCATCCTGACGCAGATTCAGTACCCGCAACAGCTCGAAAAGGCCGATATGGTCATCACCCCCGACATCAGCAACCACAAGGCGACCGACTTTTCAGACATTGGCGAAATGATTGCCGCCGGTTACGCCAAGGGCCGCCTGCTCGCCCCGGTCATCAAACGGAACATCCAGATCAGTCCGCAAAACGATATCGATATTGCCGGATTCAGTAAAAGCATCGAGGGCTTCCCGAATGCAGCGGAGTACATCGAACAGGCGAGAACGGCGAGGGCCATCGTACGCAGCGAAACCCGTGTCAAAAAAATCCTGAACGAACTGCTTCAAACCGGCCTTTTCACACGGGTTCACGCCCGGCTCGACCGCCGCGCGAAAAGCGTAGCGTTCGTGCTCGAACCGCTGCCGAGGATCGAAAAGATCGAGGTCACAGGCGGCCCGGCCAGTGCGGTTCCGGAAAAAGCGATCGATAACGCATTCCTGCCGCTAAACGGAAAACTCTACACCAGCGAGGTCGCAACCCGGTCACTTGAAAAGCTGATCCGGCTTTACCGCGACAAGGGGTACAGCCTCGTGGGCATCGAACACGCCGCTGTCGCAGGCAAGACGCTCACCGTTCAGCTCACTTCGGGCAAAATTGACAAGGTGGAGATCGAGCAGGACAGAAAGCTCACCAAGCCGTTGACCGTCCGGCGGGAAATGGCTGTCGATTCCACAAAGGCATTCCGTTATGCGGATGCTGAAAAAACGTTCGACAACCTCTACGGAACCGGCGTTTTCAACCGGGTCTCGCTGAGCACGGAAAGCCCCAGCCAGCAGGAACAGGGCAGCAACGGCACGCTCCACGTCCAGCTCGACGAGAAACTGCCCTCGGTTCTGCGCATCGGCGTGCGCTATGATGACACCTCGAATGCCCAACTCCTGCTCGACTTCAGGAATGAAAACCTCTATGGCACCGGAAACTCTGCCGGAGGATGGGCTAAAATTGGACAAAAAACAATCGCTTTAATCTTGAATTCAGCATGCCCCGGATCGGAAGCACACCGCTGA
- the surE gene encoding 5'/3'-nucleotidase SurE, giving the protein MTTSTKPQKPHILVCNDDGIEGPGLHALAASMKKLGSVTVVAPAEPQSGKSHGMTLGEPLRIRKYQKNNRFFGYTVSGTPVDCIKVALSHILDSKPDLIVSGINYGSNTAMNSLYSGTVAAAREGAIQNVPSLAFSLTTYENADFTYAAKFARQLAREALQRGMPPDTILSANIPNVPEKEIRGILFTRQGRSRWEEATIERHDMYGNPYYWLAGSLQLHDNDLAEDEYAVRHNYVAVTPIACDMTDHRFRSELETWRLQNTIKK; this is encoded by the coding sequence TTGACGACAAGCACCAAACCGCAGAAACCGCATATTCTTGTCTGTAATGACGACGGCATCGAAGGCCCCGGTCTGCACGCGCTAGCTGCCTCGATGAAAAAGCTCGGCTCCGTGACGGTGGTCGCGCCCGCCGAACCTCAAAGCGGCAAAAGCCACGGCATGACTCTTGGCGAACCGCTACGCATCCGGAAGTACCAGAAAAACAACCGTTTTTTCGGCTATACTGTCTCCGGCACGCCCGTAGACTGCATCAAGGTGGCGCTGAGCCACATCCTTGACTCGAAACCCGACCTCATCGTTTCAGGCATCAACTATGGCAGCAACACCGCCATGAACAGCCTCTATTCCGGAACGGTAGCCGCCGCCCGCGAGGGAGCGATCCAGAATGTGCCGTCACTCGCCTTTTCGCTGACCACCTACGAAAACGCCGACTTCACCTACGCAGCCAAATTCGCCCGGCAGCTGGCGCGCGAGGCGCTTCAGCGGGGAATGCCGCCCGACACCATTCTGTCGGCCAATATCCCCAACGTACCCGAAAAAGAGATTCGCGGCATCCTGTTCACACGCCAAGGCCGCTCGCGATGGGAAGAGGCGACCATTGAGCGGCACGACATGTACGGCAATCCCTACTACTGGCTTGCCGGCTCTCTCCAGCTACACGACAATGATCTCGCGGAGGACGAATACGCTGTGCGGCACAACTATGTGGCCGTCACGCCCATCGCCTGTGACATGACCGATCATCGCTTCAGAAGCGAACTCGAAACCTGGAGACTCCAGAACACCATCAAGAAGTAA
- a CDS encoding outer membrane protein assembly factor: MPRIGSTPLTMFTRAFFDQRDFETRQLALIGQSGLQYTGEARSLGIQRYGITTSFGTRISKNGRLAADFTLQNAQSYIRDNIDEPFATGNVNLASVGGQFTFDNRDSSFLPSGGRYTNIRYTSTSALLNNAESFWQFSALHEENFSITSATTLQLTALAGTSSKAVPLSEKFFLGGTGNSYSYRFIGLKDSDLIGNNIAVAGAMLRYKVPMQLVFPISLTLSYNIGNVWERRAQMSIGKLIQGAGAGMVWDTPIGPAQFTVAKPFAFENEEVKDNAKIDFSETVFYFSLGHDF, encoded by the coding sequence ATGCCCCGGATCGGAAGCACACCGCTGACCATGTTCACAAGGGCGTTTTTCGATCAGCGTGACTTCGAAACACGCCAGCTGGCACTCATCGGGCAATCAGGCTTGCAGTACACCGGAGAGGCCCGCTCGCTCGGCATCCAGCGTTACGGCATTACGACTTCGTTCGGCACCCGAATCAGCAAGAATGGCCGTCTGGCGGCGGACTTCACTTTACAGAATGCCCAGTCGTATATCAGGGACAACATCGATGAGCCATTCGCCACCGGAAACGTCAACCTCGCATCTGTTGGCGGGCAGTTCACCTTCGACAATCGTGACAGTTCATTCCTGCCTTCGGGCGGACGATATACGAATATCCGGTACACATCGACCTCCGCTCTTCTCAACAATGCGGAGAGCTTCTGGCAATTCTCGGCGTTGCATGAGGAGAACTTCTCCATCACTTCAGCCACCACGCTCCAACTGACAGCCCTTGCCGGAACCAGCAGCAAGGCGGTTCCGCTTTCGGAGAAATTCTTCCTTGGCGGAACGGGCAATTCGTACAGCTACCGTTTTATCGGACTGAAAGACAGCGACCTGATCGGCAACAACATCGCCGTTGCCGGAGCCATGCTTCGCTACAAAGTCCCGATGCAACTCGTGTTCCCGATCTCGCTCACGCTGTCGTACAACATCGGCAATGTCTGGGAGCGGCGAGCGCAGATGTCGATCGGCAAGCTGATTCAGGGCGCAGGCGCTGGAATGGTTTGGGATACGCCGATCGGTCCGGCGCAGTTCACCGTCGCAAAGCCGTTCGCCTTTGAGAACGAGGAAGTCAAGGATAACGCCAAAATAGATTTCTCCGAAACAGTGTTCTATTTCAGCCTGGGCCATGACTTCTGA